Within the Natranaeroarchaeum sulfidigenes genome, the region GCCAGCAGGGTAAACGCGAACGTCCCCGCGGCTGTGACGTCGAGCGCAGTCGCGCCGAGTCCGACGTCTGTATCACGCGGCACCGGCAGGACGGTGTGGTGTGGGTCGCCGACGATGGGGACGAGGAAGTCGACGATGAAATCGAAGCCGTACCAGAGGACGGCGACGCCGACGGCCCACGGCGGGAACTCGCTGATCCGGTGGAGCACCAGCGCCTGGACGACCATTGCCAGATGGCTGAAAAACATGAAGGCATAGAGCGCGGGCGATGGCCCGGCGAGATAGACGTCCCAGAAGACCAGAATGGTGTAGGGCGTCCACAGTCCGAGAATGATGTTCCCGAAAAAGGCCAGCGCGGTGAGCCACTCACGAGGGTTCCCACGCGCCCAGCTGGCGAAGGCGGCCGCCGCAAAGAGGGTCGCCAGTGGACTGTCGGGAACCCACGGCCACATGACCAGTGGCGTGTCGAGCAACTGGCCCGTCTCGAAGGCGTAAAACCAGAACCCGAAGGCGGTCCCGACGAGGTTGATCGCGACGACGACCCAGACCAGTCGTAGCCCGAGGTCCTCGACGGCGCGCGGGACCGGCGCAAGCCAGCGTGGCAGCGGATCGCGGTCCGGAAGCTCTGGCATCGTCGTGTACGACACGCGATTGGTTAAAAACGATAGCGGTTCCGGCACGCAGAGACGTCCTGTTGACTCCGCTATGATTGTTGTGTATCGGGTCGCCATCGACCGCCAATCTCGTCGCGGGGGTAATCCTGATACGTACCATTTAGATACGTGGTGACGCGACCGTCTTCTTCACTGAGTGTGATCGCCCAGAGGACGTTCTCGCGAAGCGATGTTTCCAGTGCACTCATGTGCTTTGTTCCCATCCAGTCCGGATAGCTCAGTTCTTCGACGTCCTGGACTTCTGTTGGACTGGGACTCCGAACCCGAACCATCTGTTTTTGGATTGTCCCATCTCCCGTCACGATGATTGCTCCATCTCGACTGAATGCGACATCCTCGGCGACCCGTCGAAACGCCTCTCGAGAGTTCAGGACGACCTGGCATCGATCAACTGGCCACTCATTCTCCCCCAGCGAGTCGGTATACGCCTCGAAATCGGTTTCGGCAACGAGCAAAAAATACAGACTGGGCCCACTCACATACTGTTCGTCCCACCTGTCGAAGCCGATACTCAACGACTCGGCGACGTACCGAATCTGGTCCATGAGCTCCTGACTGGTTGCGTACTTGCTCAACACCCGGTCGATTTCTTCCATATGATTCTATTGGTATTAGACACCGTCTGGGATTAAGTCCTACCCCGACTCTGAGGTCCACAACCTCTCGATCACGAGCGTGTCGTAGGTAACCGTCCTGTCGTCGGATTCGATACCGTGTCCGGGGCCGAATACAGGAGTGTTCACATATCGTCGGGTGAATCGGGATCTGACTCTGTCTGCGAATCTTCCGGCACCGCTCCGAATGATATCCCCTGTTCACTCTGGGCCTGGAGCATGGCTTCTTCGAGGACCGATTCCGGATCACGACCCTCGGCGTCGATCCGGTGTTCGAGGACCCAGCCGTCCGATTTGTACGCGCCAACGACTGCTGCCGAGTCAGTCTGGACGATGACCCGATCGGCAACCTCCTGTTGCTCCTGAAACTGCGTCATCATCGGGATTGCGTTCCGGATTTCGTCGTGATCTTCGAGATCGTGGAGCGTTGTTGTCGATACCGGGCTGTCCGGAAACGAATCGAGTAGCGTGCTCTCTGCAACCATAGGTCGATGCAGTATACGATTACGGATAACACTGTCTCACTCTCTGCACTGGCTCGACTACGGCGGATACACCTCGGTGTACCTGTCCAGCACTGACTGGAGATGCTGTCGGTTCGAGATCTCGTAGGTCTCGCGCTCGATCTCTTCGCCGGTACTCGTGTCGGTGATCTCGACCGTCCACTCGGCGTGGCCGTCCCGTTCCTGTCCCCGTCGCGCGTATAGCAGGAACTCCTCGTCGTGAACCAGTGAGACGGCGTCGTCGTCGTCGAAATCGACGCTCCAGCTCATGGGTACGAGTGCAAGTCGTGGCCCAAAAGCTCTGACGGCATCGCGGCCCGATCGAGCCGGGGCTGGCGGCTCCTCGATCGGCCGAGACGCGCCCCCGATCCTGCCGTTTTTGGCTGTCGAGAGTACCCCAAAGGAGGGGGTTAAGTGTGCTGAGTCCTAAGCCGAATTCATGCCAGAGGAGACCGATCTAGAGGAGCTCAAACGCGGAACCGAACTCGTGAAACGCGGGTTCGCTCGCATGCAGAAAGGCGGCGTCATCATGGATGTCGTCAACCGGGAGCAAGCGCGGATCGCGGAGGACGTCGGTGCGGTGGCAGTGATGGCGCTCGAAGCCGTTCCGGCCGACATCCGCAAGCGAGGCGGCGTGGCCCGGATGCCCGATCCGGTCGAGGTCGAAGCGATCATCGACGAGGTGTCGATCCCCGTGATGGGCAAGTCCCGGATCGGTCACACGGCCGAAGCACAGATCCTCGAATCGCTCGGCGTCGACATGATCGACGAGTCCGAGGTCCTCACGCCCGCCGACGACCGCTTCCACATCGACAAACGCGAGTTTACCTCCCCCTTCGTCTGTGGGGCCCGGAACCTCGGCGAGGCCCTCCGTCGAATCAACGAGGGCGCTGCGATGATCCGCACCAAGGGTGAGGCGGGAACCGGCGACGTGAATCAGGCGGTCCACCACCAGCGCAACATCAAGAGCGCGATCCGAACGCTCACGGGCATGAACCACGAGGAACGCGAGGAGTGGGCTCGCGCGAACGAGGCACCGCTTGACCTGGTCCACGAGACCGCAGAGCAGGGCCGACTGCCGGTCGTCAACTTCGCGGCAGGGGGCATCGCGACGCCAGCAGACGCCGCGCTGATGATGCATCACGGCTGTGACGGCATCTTCGTCGGGTCGGGCATCTTCGGGGCGGAAGATCCCGAGGAGATGGGTGCGGCTATCGTCGAGGCCGTCAACAACTGGGACGATCCGGACGCCCTCGCGGAGATCAGCAAGGACATCGGCTCGGGCATGCGCGGCGACGCCAACGCCGACTTGCCCGAGGACGAACAGCTCCAGCATCGCGGCGTCTGATCCACGACGTAGGCTCCGTTTTTGCAGCCACCGAGAGGCATCGTCGCGCTGATATTACCTTTCGGTCATTTTCAAGTGTTAACAATTGCCGGTAAGTTAAATAGCCGGGACAGCAAAGTCCCTAGTGTGAGTACTATGGATATTTCTGAAATCGCGTCACAGGAGTACGTCGAAGTCGATGTTGGGACGAGGCTCGGGAAGGTGCGCTCGTTGTTCGACGAGGAGAACCCGAAAGGGATCATCGTCACCCGTGACGGCGAGTACGCCGGTGTGCTCGGGGAGCAAGACGTGCTCCAGTCTCACGTTGAGGACGACGCGAAGGCGGGGGCGCTGATCAAACCCAGTCGGAACGATCCCGCGCCGAAGATCGACCGAACAGAAGGCATCCGGGACGTTGCTCGCCAGCTCGTCGAGGGCGGTACCAAGGTCGCTCCGGTGTTCGAGGGCGAGCAGCGCTACGGGATAATCACGGCCGACGCAATTCTCACGGATGTCCTCGACAATCTCGACGCGCTGACTGTCGAGCAGATCTACACGGACAACGTGATTTCGATCGAGGAGACTGCAGGCGTCGGAAAAGCGATCAACTACCTGCGCGAGAACGGCATCTCCCGGCTCCCGGTCGTCAACGAAAACGGCCACCTGTCTGGAGTCATCACGACCCACGATATCAGCGACATCGCGATCCGTCGGATGCACAAACAGACGACCGGCGACCGGAAAGGTGACGTCGAGCGGGTGCTCGATATGCCCGTCTACGATGCGATGAACAGCCCGGTGACGACGACGACGACCACTGCATCGGTCGAGGACGCCGTACGGACAATGCTCGACCACGACTACGGCGGACTGGTCGTGACGCCGGAAGAGGACGACAGGCTGGTGCAGGGAATCCTGACCAAGACTGACGTTCTCCGTGCCCTCTCCTACACCGAGGAGGAGCGACTCGACGTCCAGATCACGAACATCCGGTTGCTCGATACGATCACTCGTGAGGACATCCGGGAACAGATCCAGGGGATCGCTGACAAGTACCGGAAGATGCAGGTGCAACATGCACACGTCCGCTTCCACAAGCACAAGGAGAAACTGCGCGGCACGCCGCTGATCCAGTGTCAGATCCGGCTGCGGACGAACAAGGGGCAGGTCGCCGGCAGCGGTGAGGGCTACGGTGCTGACAACGCGTTCCGTGTCGCCAGCGACAAACTCGAACGGAACGTCCTCGAACTGAAAGGCGTCATTAGCGACGAGGAGTACAGGGGACAGGTACTCCGAAAGCTCGGCGAGATGTGAGCTAGGGCGTCCGTCCGTCCGCCGATTTCAGTCCGGATTCGGTGATCCGAAATTGCGCCGTTTCGCCTGCGGCTTTTGCCCGATGTTTTTCCAGTGTTGCGCGTCTGTTTCCGCCCCTGTAGCGATCCAGTCTGAGCACCGTCCCCGTCCAGTGTTCGAGCGTGTTCCCGCCCAGCGCTCGCGTCTGGTCGCTGTCGGGGTCGGCGAACACCTGATTCGTAACGATCACTGCAAGGTCGTGTTTCCGCGCCAGTGAGAGCAGATGGGTCACCTGTTTGGCGACCTGCCGGAGTGTGTCGCCCTCGTCAGCCTCGTCACGTTCGAGCCGATAAAACCCGGTTGCGCTGTCGAGGACGATCAGGTCGGCCCGGTCGGCGAACTCCGCGGCGTCCCGGACGGCGGTCCGTTGCTCCTCGAAGTCGTGGGCACTCTCGATGACGACGTTCGAGGCGACCTCCTCGAGGCGTTCGTCGTCGACGCGGCCCGACAGTACCTGCTGGAATCGGTCTATCGACAGCCCTTCGGTGTCGATGTAGACTGCCAGCTTCCCGCTCGCGGCGACTTCGACTGCCGCGGCCAGCGCGAGGTTCGTCTTGCCAGCCGCGGGCTGGCCGTACAGCTGCGTGACGGTGCCGCGCTCGAAGCCCTCACCGAGCAACTCGTCGACCGACTCACAGCCCGTCGGGATCGGCGTGCCTGCGTTCACACTCGATCCTTTCGCCGGTTTCCGCAAAAAGCTCCCGGTCCGTGCGACGTGACAGTTAACTCCGGAGGGTGCGAACGGTCGACCAGTGATCGTCGTCGCAACGAGCGATTTCGAGGTGTATCACGGCGTCGTCAACGAGCTTCGCGACCGGGACGTCGAGTTTACAACCGTCGAGCCCACCGAGGACCTGCCCGAGACTACGTCGGTTATCATCACGGACGCCGAAACCAGACACAGCATCGACACCGAATGCGAAACAGTGACGGCAACGCCGGGAGAGCCACGTCGCACAGTCGAGGCGGCGCTGGCCCTGTTGCGAGACGCCGGTGGGCGGCTGGTCGTCGGGATCGATCCCGGCATCGAGCCGGGAATCGCGGTCCTCGCAGGCGAGATAATCGTAAGTGCGTATCACGTCCCACTGAGTGAGGCTGCCGAGACGGTTCACGGGGAGATTGAGGGTGTGACTGACCCGATCGTCCGAATCGGTGACGGTGCGCGTATAGAGGCCGCCCGGATCGTCGACGAACTCGACGTATCCGTCGAACTGGTCGATGAAACGGGAACGACGCCCTATGTCGGAACCGGTGCACGAGGAATGGGTGACGTGCTCGCCGCCGTAAATATCGCCCGGATAGAGGGCGAGCAGATCGACGGGCGGGAGTTCGAACCGACAGACGGGGAGTTGCAGGTGATCAAGAACCGTTCACGCGAGCGCTCCGAACAGAACCGGACGATCGACGAGGCCCTGGCGCGACGGGTCGCTTCGGGGGAACTGACGCTCGACGAAGCGCTCGAAGAACACCGAAAATAGCGGATCAGGCGACGTCAGGACTGCCCTGTCGAAGCGACTGGCTGCCCGTCCTGTGCTCTACCTCGCGCGTGTGACAGACAGTGCAGCGATATTCGACGAGCTTCGTGGTCTCGTCGTCCATGCTCATCCGCGTTCCACACCGCGGGCAATCAGGCATCATAATTCCTTATATTCTTTGGTCGGCTTTATAGTTTGTGTCAATCGGAAGGTGGTGTTCAGCTACGGAGTGAACGGCAAAGCGTGACGTTCTCGAAGTGGTTCATACCCGGACACTCACGTCGTAACGGTATCATCAACCAGTTTGAGTTAGCGTAGAATACCGTACTGCTTCCGAAGCTCTCGGTACAGGTCCAGATACTGTTCTAAGACTATCCCACGATCGAAGCCTGCGAACTCCTCGTCGATGGTCTTCGAATCCATCTCCCCTGCCTCGCGGATGGCGTCGGCGAGTTCGCTCTCCGAGGTGGTCCGGAACCCGCGTTCACGCCCCTCAACGAGTTCATGAGCGCTCGAATCGACGTGATACTCGACGATACCGACACAGCCACAGGCCAGTCCCCACAGTAGTTCAGTCGGGAACCGACACTGTCGTGCAGTCTGGACGAAGACGTGTGCGTTCCGGTAGATGGCGACTCGTTCCTCGCGGTCGAGTTCGCCCGCGAAGGTGATCCGGTCATCGATACGCAGGTCACGGGCTTGCTGTTCGTACTCGTTGCGTCGGGGACCGTCGCCGATAACCGTCGCCGACCAGTCGAATTCTCGGAGTTCTGCCAGCCCGAGCAGGAGGCTTTCAAGGTTCGCACCCTCGTCGAGCCCCCGTGCGTAGACGATGTGGCGTTCGTCGGCAGGCTCCGTTTCGCGGATTAACTCGAAGTCGACGCTGTTCGGGACGACGCCGGTCCGGTCGGCCGCTGCGCCTTGCTCGCGTAGTCGGGTCCGGACGAGTCGCGACGGCGTGACGATTCGGTCGGGTGCTGATAGCCCGCGCCGGGCAAGAAATCCGTCGCCGACCGTCGGATCGTACCAGTCTGTGAGCAACGGAACGCGGGCAAGCGTTGCACCAACGCTTGCGGCGGCGATCGCGGGCGGATACGTCGCTCCGGCATGGACCACGTCGGGATCACAACTGTTGATCGCGAGCGGTAGCCCAAGGAGGAACCCGCGCGTCGATTCGGCCGACCTGACGACTCCATGATAGGTAATCCCCTCGCGCTCGAACGTATCGATCTTTTTGTCCCACCACTGCGCACAGAACACGTGAACGTCGTGACCTCGTTCGACTAGCGACCCCGCAATCCGATCGAGTCTGCGCTGTGGCGCTGCGTCGCGCTGGTGGACCGTCTCCAACGTGACCATCGCGACGCGCATACTCGGGTCGGAAGCAGTCCCTCGTTAAAAATCCCGCCGATTCCGTGCAGCTCCGTCGAGACGTTTACACGGGTTCGCGCGAATCCATCACATATGGACGCGGAGTTGCGGGCCGGGGTCGCGATCTACAACGCGGGGGAGTACCACGCCGCCCACGACGCGTGGGAGGAGCGCTGGCTCGAACTGGAGGACGGCACCGACGACGAGCGGTTCCTGCACGGCCTGATCCAGTTCACTGCCGCGATCTATCATGCACACAATCGAAATTGGGCGGGCGCGACGGGACTGGCAGAGAGTGCGCTTGGCTATCTCGATGGACTACCCGATCCCTATCGTGATGTCCGTCTCGACGGTGTCCGAACGTATCTCGACGTGCTTGCCGATGACCCCGAGGTGATCGAACGACGTGATCCCCCGGAGCTTATGTGGAATGGTACTGCGCTCGGTCTTCCAGAGCTTGAGGTGGACGCAGCGTTCCTCGTGGCGTCCGTACTGGCCGAGGAAGATGACCGCTGGGACGAGTCCCTCGTCGAGGACGCCGTGAGCTACGCCCGCGAAGAACTCGACGCGGCGGAGACGACCTTCCTGACGCTCGTACTCGATTTCGTCGGCGATCACGAGAACAGAGGGCTCATCTATCAACGTCTTGTCGAGCACGTCGAACGGCGGAAGCACCGCGAGGAGGACGTCGACGGGCTCTTCGAATAGCTACTTGACGCGCTGTTTGCCGTCGAACTCGGCGGAGTTGTCGCGTGGTTCGTAGCCCAGTGCTTCCTTCGCGCGTTCGAGGGAGTAATACTTCCGGTCGTTGTCAGAAATCCCATAGACGATCTCGTAGTCGTAGTCGGCTTCGAGCGACCGTTCGGCAAGGTGTGCACAGTCACGATGGGAGAGCCACATCGCCTGGCCGCGCTCGTAGTCGATCGGTGGGTGGTTCTTGGTGAGGTTACCGATTCGCAGACAGACGACATCGAGATCATACTGGTCGTGATAGTATCGACAGAGCGTCTCGCCCGCTGCCTTGCTGACACCGTAGAAGTTCCCCGGGCGGGGGAGTTCGGTGCCATCGAGCCGGAACTCATCGTGTGTCCGATACATTTCGGGTGTGCGCTCGTCGGTCTCGAATGCGCCAACAGCGTGGTTCGAGGACGCGAAGACGAACTTCTCGACGCCCTCATCGACAGCGGCCTGCAGAATCGTTTTCGTCCCATCGATGTTGTTTTCCAGTACGCTGCTCCATGGGGCTTCCGGGCGGGGATCGCCGGCGAGGTGAATAACTGCGCCGATGCCCTCCATCGCGTCGCGCATTGCGTCTTCGTCGGTGATATCCGCGGCAACGAACTCGCCAGGGAGCTCTTTCTCGGGTGGGCTTCGTGCGAGACATCGCCACTCGTAGTCGTCGCCGATGCCGTCGAGGATCGCGGTACCGACCCGTCCCGTCGCGCCGGTGAGTAGTACGGGGTCGTCCATTCATGTGACCAGTGGTATAGCCCAGTAAAGTACCATGCGGTTTCTCCCGATGAACGAGTCGCTCGGCTTACGGGGTCTGAGACGTGGTTTCGGGATCCTTTAGTCCACGCCGCCGCGAGTGGTCGTATGGAACCAACCGTCGGAGAGCGCGCGTGTTTCGAGGCCGGAATCAAGTTCGGCACGCTGTATCACCAGTTCGCCGGAACGCCGGTAAGCCCCGACAGCGCGGCCAGTCTGGAACGCGCCATGGAGGAGGCGATCGAGAACCAACCCCACGCCAGCACGGTCACAGTCGATATCCTCGAAGAGGAACTCGATGCAGCGATCGATCACGGTTACACCGAATTGACTGGCGAGTTTATGGAGGTCGAGATCGTCATCGAGTACGAGGACAACGAGGTGGTCACGAGTATGGCGATGGAAGACGGGTATCCGTTGATGCGAGTCAACGATATTCGCCGCGGAGAGTAGGCGAGCCGCGTCGACGATATTCGCCGCGGAGAGTAGGCGAGCCGCGTCGACGATATTCGCCGCGGAGAGTAGGCGAGCCGCGTCGACGATATTCGCCGCGGAGAGTAGGCGAGCCGCGTCGACGATATTCGCCGCGGAGAGTAGGCGAGCCGCGTCGACGATATTCGCCGCGGAGAGTAGGCGAGCCGCGTCGACGATATTCGCCGCGGAGAGTAGGCGAGCCGCGTCGACGATATTCGCCGCGGAGAGTAGGCGAGCCGCCACGATCAGCGCGGCGCTCTCCAACAGCGTATTTTACCCTGGATCTGTAAGGTCTTTCTATGAGTCTCTCTGCCGTCAGCTCCGCGGGCGACGCGATCGATCTCACACGGGAGTTCATGACGCCGTTTTCGCCCGGTCGAATCCTCAAGCTCTCGGTCGTTGTCTTCCTACTTAGCGGCGGTGGGATCAGCCTCTCGGCGAACGTCCCACCGATCCCGCCGACGCTCGATCCGACCTATAGCGGGCCGACCGCAGAGGATGCCACGGTAGAGGAACTGTTCGCCGAAGCGGAAGTTACAGACGCCGGGCTCGGTGCGATCCCCGAAGAGCTGTTGGTGGCGCTGCTCATCGCAGCCGCAGTCCTCGGACTGCTCGCCATCGCGTTCGCGGCGATCGCATCGATCGCCGAGTTCGTTTTCATCGAGTCGCTCCGCAGCGGCGACGTGACGATCAGAAAGTACACCTCACGGCGCTGGAAACAGGGCCTTTCCCTGCTCGTGTTCCGGATCGCTCTTGGGGTGCTTTCGACGGCGTTCGTACTCCTGACAGCGCTGTTCGTGCTGGAACTCGGAGTCGTCGACTCGCTCACTCGTGCGCTCGTGTACGCCGGAACCGCGGGTGCACTGGTCGTTCTGACGATGACGGTGATCAGTAGTCTAACGACCTATTTCGTCGTCCCGGCGATGATACAGGAAGACAGGGGAATTCTATCGGGCTGGAAACGAGTGTGGACAGCGTTACGGTCCCAACCCGTCGAGTTCGTAGTTTTCGTGATCGTACAGTACGTGCTGGGGCTGGTCCTCGCCGCGGTGGTTGCGACCGTCCTCGTCTTCTCGGGCGGGCTGATCGCGCTCGCGCTCGCCGTCGTGTTTGGGACGATCATCATCGTGGGGGGGCTCGGGGTTACTTCGGGAGCAGGACTGGCACTTGTCGGGGCCGCCGTGGTGATCGGTCTGACACTGCTGGCGATCATCGCCGCAGTCCTGCAGGTTCCAGTCCAGAGCTATCTTCGATACTACGCGTTGCTCGTGCTCGGTGACGTCGATGATCGACTGGATCTGGTACCAGACCAGCGCGAGCGTGCTCGCGAGAGTCAGCTTGGGCTCGGGACGTGATAGACCGTTCGTAACTCGGCTGCCCACGGGATCCGACGAATAACGACCCATACTGACTGATTTCACTTTCACTTTCGGGCGACTTTTTAACAGCAGTCGCGTTGAAGTAGTGATATGAGCCAGTCAACGCTCGACAACGACGAACTGTTCGGCGAAGCGGCCTCGGAGATGCGTGACGATGTCGAGGCCTCGCTTGCAGACGCGCGTGCAGAACTTCCCGACAGCGAGTCGGTCTGGGAGGCGCAGGGCGACAACGTACTCGGGGTGCTAAACGGGTTGCGCTCGGCGCTGGATGTCGGTGCGGCGGCCGACCACCTCCGCGACGCCAAAAAGTGGTTCACGATGGGCCAGCGCGCCGACGCCTTTGACGACGCCGAGGATCTCGAAGCGTCGATCGAGGAGGTCGAGGAGCTGATCGGGACGATCGAGGATGCCAGCGAGCAGGTCGGCGATCTCACCGCAACGATTCCGGATCTCAAAAGCACGCTCGAAGACGCCGCGAGCGAAGACGACGAGGAAGAGTAAGCTCCTGTCGACCACCATTCGGCCGGACAGT harbors:
- a CDS encoding DUF1405 domain-containing protein: MPELPDRDPLPRWLAPVPRAVEDLGLRLVWVVVAINLVGTAFGFWFYAFETGQLLDTPLVMWPWVPDSPLATLFAAAAFASWARGNPREWLTALAFFGNIILGLWTPYTILVFWDVYLAGPSPALYAFMFFSHLAMVVQALVLHRISEFPPWAVGVAVLWYGFDFIVDFLVPIVGDPHHTVLPVPRDTDVGLGATALDVTAAGTFAFTLLAAYLALTIRSKKLEARLD
- a CDS encoding diadenylate cyclase, which encodes MEEIDRVLSKYATSQELMDQIRYVAESLSIGFDRWDEQYVSGPSLYFLLVAETDFEAYTDSLGENEWPVDRCQVVLNSREAFRRVAEDVAFSRDGAIIVTGDGTIQKQMVRVRSPSPTEVQDVEELSYPDWMGTKHMSALETSLRENVLWAITLSEEDGRVTTYLNGTYQDYPRDEIGGRWRPDTQQS
- the pdxS gene encoding pyridoxal 5'-phosphate synthase lyase subunit PdxS; the protein is MPEETDLEELKRGTELVKRGFARMQKGGVIMDVVNREQARIAEDVGAVAVMALEAVPADIRKRGGVARMPDPVEVEAIIDEVSIPVMGKSRIGHTAEAQILESLGVDMIDESEVLTPADDRFHIDKREFTSPFVCGARNLGEALRRINEGAAMIRTKGEAGTGDVNQAVHHQRNIKSAIRTLTGMNHEEREEWARANEAPLDLVHETAEQGRLPVVNFAAGGIATPADAALMMHHGCDGIFVGSGIFGAEDPEEMGAAIVEAVNNWDDPDALAEISKDIGSGMRGDANADLPEDEQLQHRGV
- a CDS encoding CBS domain-containing protein; translation: MDISEIASQEYVEVDVGTRLGKVRSLFDEENPKGIIVTRDGEYAGVLGEQDVLQSHVEDDAKAGALIKPSRNDPAPKIDRTEGIRDVARQLVEGGTKVAPVFEGEQRYGIITADAILTDVLDNLDALTVEQIYTDNVISIEETAGVGKAINYLRENGISRLPVVNENGHLSGVITTHDISDIAIRRMHKQTTGDRKGDVERVLDMPVYDAMNSPVTTTTTTASVEDAVRTMLDHDYGGLVVTPEEDDRLVQGILTKTDVLRALSYTEEERLDVQITNIRLLDTITREDIREQIQGIADKYRKMQVQHAHVRFHKHKEKLRGTPLIQCQIRLRTNKGQVAGSGEGYGADNAFRVASDKLERNVLELKGVISDEEYRGQVLRKLGEM
- the radB gene encoding DNA repair and recombination protein RadB, with product MNAGTPIPTGCESVDELLGEGFERGTVTQLYGQPAAGKTNLALAAAVEVAASGKLAVYIDTEGLSIDRFQQVLSGRVDDERLEEVASNVVIESAHDFEEQRTAVRDAAEFADRADLIVLDSATGFYRLERDEADEGDTLRQVAKQVTHLLSLARKHDLAVIVTNQVFADPDSDQTRALGGNTLEHWTGTVLRLDRYRGGNRRATLEKHRAKAAGETAQFRITESGLKSADGRTP
- a CDS encoding glycosyltransferase family 4 protein, with amino-acid sequence MRVAMVTLETVHQRDAAPQRRLDRIAGSLVERGHDVHVFCAQWWDKKIDTFEREGITYHGVVRSAESTRGFLLGLPLAINSCDPDVVHAGATYPPAIAAASVGATLARVPLLTDWYDPTVGDGFLARRGLSAPDRIVTPSRLVRTRLREQGAAADRTGVVPNSVDFELIRETEPADERHIVYARGLDEGANLESLLLGLAELREFDWSATVIGDGPRRNEYEQQARDLRIDDRITFAGELDREERVAIYRNAHVFVQTARQCRFPTELLWGLACGCVGIVEYHVDSSAHELVEGRERGFRTTSESELADAIREAGEMDSKTIDEEFAGFDRGIVLEQYLDLYRELRKQYGILR
- a CDS encoding DUF309 domain-containing protein, which translates into the protein MDAELRAGVAIYNAGEYHAAHDAWEERWLELEDGTDDERFLHGLIQFTAAIYHAHNRNWAGATGLAESALGYLDGLPDPYRDVRLDGVRTYLDVLADDPEVIERRDPPELMWNGTALGLPELEVDAAFLVASVLAEEDDRWDESLVEDAVSYAREELDAAETTFLTLVLDFVGDHENRGLIYQRLVEHVERRKHREEDVDGLFE
- the azf gene encoding NAD-dependent glucose-6-phosphate dehydrogenase Azf; the protein is MDDPVLLTGATGRVGTAILDGIGDDYEWRCLARSPPEKELPGEFVAADITDEDAMRDAMEGIGAVIHLAGDPRPEAPWSSVLENNIDGTKTILQAAVDEGVEKFVFASSNHAVGAFETDERTPEMYRTHDEFRLDGTELPRPGNFYGVSKAAGETLCRYYHDQYDLDVVCLRIGNLTKNHPPIDYERGQAMWLSHRDCAHLAERSLEADYDYEIVYGISDNDRKYYSLERAKEALGYEPRDNSAEFDGKQRVK
- a CDS encoding dihydroneopterin aldolase family protein; protein product: MEPTVGERACFEAGIKFGTLYHQFAGTPVSPDSAASLERAMEEAIENQPHASTVTVDILEEELDAAIDHGYTELTGEFMEVEIVIEYEDNEVVTSMAMEDGYPLMRVNDIRRGE
- a CDS encoding DUF7544 domain-containing protein, whose translation is MSLSAVSSAGDAIDLTREFMTPFSPGRILKLSVVVFLLSGGGISLSANVPPIPPTLDPTYSGPTAEDATVEELFAEAEVTDAGLGAIPEELLVALLIAAAVLGLLAIAFAAIASIAEFVFIESLRSGDVTIRKYTSRRWKQGLSLLVFRIALGVLSTAFVLLTALFVLELGVVDSLTRALVYAGTAGALVVLTMTVISSLTTYFVVPAMIQEDRGILSGWKRVWTALRSQPVEFVVFVIVQYVLGLVLAAVVATVLVFSGGLIALALAVVFGTIIIVGGLGVTSGAGLALVGAAVVIGLTLLAIIAAVLQVPVQSYLRYYALLVLGDVDDRLDLVPDQRERARESQLGLGT
- a CDS encoding DUF5790 family protein, which produces MSQSTLDNDELFGEAASEMRDDVEASLADARAELPDSESVWEAQGDNVLGVLNGLRSALDVGAAADHLRDAKKWFTMGQRADAFDDAEDLEASIEEVEELIGTIEDASEQVGDLTATIPDLKSTLEDAASEDDEEE